In the genome of Hyphobacterium sp. CCMP332, one region contains:
- a CDS encoding cbb3-type cytochrome c oxidase subunit I, giving the protein MATAALENTTTSHDDHHDHEDHGNFFTKYVFSTDHKTIAKQFLITGLMWAFIGGLFSVLFRIQLGFPDADISWLKPLLGRWIVDGKLDPEFYLALVTMHGTIMVFFVLTAGLSGTFSNFLIPLQIGARDMASGFLNMLSYWFFFLSGAVMFISIFLETGPAAGGWVVYPPLSALPQALSGSGMGMTMWLVSMSLFIVSSLLGSINYITTVINLRTKGMSFSRLPLTIWAFFLTAIIGILSFPVLFSAALLLIFDRSFGTSFYLSEIYIGGEALPNVGGSAILYQHLFWFLGHPEVYIVLLPALGITSEVIATNARKPIFGYKAMIGSMLGITILSFLVWAHHMFVSGLNPFLGSIFMFLTLIIAIPSAVKAFNYITTLWKGNIVFTPGMLFSIGLVSLFISGGVTGITLGNSALDIQLHDTYFVVAHFHLVMGAAAFFGMMAGVYHWFPKMFGRMMDERLGYVHFWFTFIGVYLVFFPMHYIGIAGFPRRYYSFTNFDAFSTFTDLNMFISIAAIVTFGAQLVFAFNFFYSMFSGKLAPANPWRSNTLEWSTPRFPQHGNWVGEIPHVYRWPYDYSKPGADEDFIPQYVPYSETKESNLPHENELMENEGKAEEEGIVIDENKA; this is encoded by the coding sequence ATGGCTACAGCAGCTTTAGAAAATACTACAACATCACACGATGATCACCACGATCACGAAGATCACGGTAATTTTTTTACGAAATACGTTTTTTCAACAGATCACAAAACCATTGCTAAGCAATTCCTGATCACAGGTTTGATGTGGGCCTTTATTGGCGGTTTGTTTTCTGTTTTATTTAGAATTCAGCTCGGTTTTCCCGACGCTGATATTTCCTGGTTAAAGCCACTTTTAGGAAGATGGATTGTTGATGGAAAATTAGACCCGGAATTTTATTTAGCCCTTGTAACAATGCACGGTACCATAATGGTGTTTTTTGTATTGACGGCAGGGTTAAGCGGTACTTTTTCTAATTTCCTGATTCCTCTTCAGATTGGTGCAAGGGATATGGCCTCCGGATTTTTAAATATGCTGTCTTACTGGTTCTTTTTTCTTTCCGGTGCAGTAATGTTTATTTCTATATTTCTAGAAACTGGTCCTGCAGCAGGAGGTTGGGTGGTTTATCCACCATTGAGTGCTTTGCCTCAGGCATTGTCGGGTTCAGGTATGGGTATGACCATGTGGTTGGTTTCCATGTCCTTGTTTATAGTATCATCATTATTGGGAAGTATTAATTACATCACAACAGTAATTAATTTAAGAACCAAAGGTATGTCTTTCTCAAGATTACCACTGACAATATGGGCATTTTTCCTTACCGCCATTATTGGAATTTTATCTTTTCCAGTCTTGTTCTCAGCTGCTCTATTACTGATTTTTGATCGATCATTTGGCACTAGTTTTTATTTATCTGAAATATATATAGGTGGGGAAGCCTTACCTAATGTTGGCGGTAGCGCAATTCTTTATCAACATTTATTTTGGTTCCTTGGCCACCCGGAAGTTTATATTGTGTTGCTTCCTGCTTTAGGAATTACTTCAGAGGTAATAGCAACGAATGCGAGAAAACCAATTTTTGGTTATAAAGCCATGATCGGTTCTATGTTGGGAATTACAATTTTAAGTTTCCTTGTATGGGCACATCATATGTTTGTTTCTGGATTGAATCCATTCCTTGGATCAATTTTTATGTTCCTTACTCTTATTATTGCTATCCCGAGTGCCGTTAAAGCATTTAATTATATTACAACTTTGTGGAAGGGAAATATAGTTTTTACCCCCGGTATGCTATTTAGCATAGGTTTGGTATCTCTGTTTATTTCAGGTGGAGTAACAGGAATTACGCTTGGTAATTCTGCATTGGACATACAATTACACGATACTTATTTCGTCGTAGCTCATTTTCACCTCGTTATGGGCGCCGCTGCATTTTTTGGAATGATGGCTGGTGTATATCACTGGTTCCCTAAGATGTTTGGCCGAATGATGGATGAAAGGCTTGGATACGTTCATTTTTGGTTTACTTTCATTGGTGTTTACCTTGTGTTTTTCCCAATGCATTATATCGGAATAGCCGGATTTCCAAGAAGATATTATTCATTTACAAACTTTGATGCCTTCAGCACTTTTACTGATTTAAATATGTTCATAAGCATTGCCGCTATCGTTACCTTTGGTGCGCAGCTTGTATTTGCATTTAACTTTTTCTACAGCATGTTCAGTGGCAAATTGGCACCGGCTAATCCATGGAGATCTAATACATTGGAGTGGTCTACGCCAAGATTCCCACAACATGGCAACTGGGTTGGAGAGATTCCTCATGTTTACAGATGGCCTTATGACTATAGCAAGCCTGGTGCAGATGAAGATTTTATCCCTCAATATGTACCTTATTCTGAAACAAAAGAATCAAACCTTCCACACGAAAATGAGTTAATGGAGAATGAAGGAAAGGCAGAGGAAGAGGGAATAGTTATTGATGAAAATAAAGCCTGA
- a CDS encoding COX15/CtaA family protein, translating to MKIKPDKNLKRFRRLGVTSIIAVYLLIFVGGVVRSSGSGMGCPDWPKCFGQWVPPTLESELPQNYKAIYSEKRKNKNIKLASTLESFGASQSAKLILGDSNTYVEEDFNAVKTWVEYINRLIGAIIGILLIGLFISALPLIKIEKSLAAFSGVIVILTGFQGWLGSIVVSTNLLPGMITIHMLLALLIISALIALVYNAYPDTNFSPNSKEFSKLKYVFLFMLIALVPQFILGTEVRESVDILSRNFGFDNRSNWIAYLDNSFYIHRSFSWLFLAVAIYSFTKIYKNYKSSDLEFRMTFLMIGIVSLEIVIGIGMYFFEIPPYLQPLHLLNGTLLFGLVLLLFLMSRKSSLLLKTSE from the coding sequence ATGAAAATAAAGCCTGATAAAAATCTTAAAAGGTTTAGAAGATTAGGAGTTACAAGCATTATTGCTGTGTACCTCCTAATTTTTGTAGGTGGTGTAGTGCGGAGCAGCGGTTCGGGAATGGGTTGTCCCGACTGGCCTAAATGCTTTGGTCAATGGGTGCCTCCTACATTAGAAAGTGAACTGCCCCAAAACTATAAAGCTATTTATAGCGAAAAGAGAAAGAATAAGAATATTAAACTGGCATCTACACTGGAATCATTCGGAGCAAGCCAAAGTGCCAAACTTATTCTGGGAGATTCAAATACTTATGTGGAAGAAGATTTCAATGCAGTAAAAACCTGGGTTGAATATATTAATCGACTGATTGGAGCAATTATTGGTATTTTGCTCATAGGATTATTCATAAGTGCTTTGCCCCTGATAAAGATTGAAAAAAGTCTTGCGGCTTTTTCGGGAGTAATCGTAATTCTGACAGGTTTTCAGGGTTGGTTGGGCTCAATAGTTGTTTCAACTAATTTGCTTCCGGGTATGATTACCATTCATATGTTATTGGCCTTGTTAATAATTTCAGCATTGATCGCCCTGGTATATAATGCATATCCCGATACAAATTTTAGTCCGAATTCTAAGGAATTTTCAAAACTTAAATACGTCTTTTTGTTTATGTTGATTGCACTTGTGCCTCAATTCATTTTAGGCACAGAGGTCAGGGAATCAGTGGACATTTTATCAAGAAACTTTGGCTTTGATAACAGAAGCAATTGGATTGCATATTTGGATAATTCATTCTATATCCATCGCTCTTTTTCATGGTTATTTTTAGCTGTCGCGATATATTCTTTTACTAAGATTTATAAAAATTACAAATCATCTGATCTGGAATTTAGAATGACATTTCTGATGATAGGAATTGTCAGTTTGGAAATTGTAATCGGTATCGGAATGTATTTTTTTGAAATACCTCCTTATTTACAACCATTGCATTTGTTAAATGGCACATTGCTATTTGGACTTGTATTGCTCTTGTTTCTAATGTCTCGAAAGTCATCTTTATTATTAAAAACAAGTGAATAA
- a CDS encoding DUF420 domain-containing protein, protein MNISEASESKYRNLIILLSVAIPLLVAILIFFPQSGKLGDFDVSFLPHLNGVLNTATSICLIAGFIFIKRKKESWHRLMMISAFIISSIFLVSYVIYHYQAEPTKFGGEGTIRMLYYFILITHIILAAVVVPFVLFSIYYAISDQREKHKKIVKWTFPIWVYVAITGVVVYLMISPYY, encoded by the coding sequence ATGAATATAAGTGAAGCAAGCGAATCCAAGTACAGAAATTTAATTATTCTTCTTTCAGTAGCCATTCCATTGCTAGTGGCCATCTTAATTTTTTTCCCCCAAAGCGGAAAATTAGGTGATTTTGATGTTTCGTTTTTACCTCATCTCAACGGGGTTCTGAATACAGCCACATCCATATGTTTGATTGCAGGATTTATATTTATAAAACGTAAAAAAGAATCCTGGCATCGCTTAATGATGATCTCTGCTTTTATTATCTCGAGCATTTTTTTAGTATCTTATGTCATTTATCATTATCAGGCAGAGCCAACAAAATTTGGAGGCGAAGGAACTATTCGAATGCTATATTACTTCATTTTAATAACACATATAATATTAGCAGCGGTAGTGGTCCCTTTTGTTTTATTTTCTATTTATTATGCCATTAGTGATCAAAGAGAAAAACATAAAAAAATAGTAAAATGGACCTTTCCCATATGGGTTTATGTGGCGATTACCGGTGTTGTTGTATATTTAATGATAAGTCCCTACTATTAG
- a CDS encoding cytochrome c oxidase subunit 3, translating into MATTTAKLDWSGGNKPFNASYGKLMMWFFLMSDTFTFSALLVTYGMIRFSYPAYDGVAENFVFSQEYWPIPEMVFDAFPFFHGVHLPLVFVGLMTFILIMSSVTMVLAVEAGHRNSKEEVQKWMLWTILGGIAFLGCQAWEWTHFIVGSDSGLSVKELVNGEWVSRTVFGANLAENEYGPQPFADLFFFITGFHGTHVLSGVVINYIIFYNVVIGTYERRGHYEMVEKVGLYWHFVDLVWVFVFTFFYLV; encoded by the coding sequence ATGGCTACTACTACAGCGAAATTGGATTGGTCGGGAGGGAATAAACCTTTCAATGCCAGTTATGGTAAACTGATGATGTGGTTTTTCCTCATGTCGGACACCTTTACCTTTTCAGCTTTACTTGTGACCTATGGAATGATTCGTTTTAGCTATCCGGCCTATGATGGCGTGGCTGAAAATTTTGTCTTTTCACAGGAATATTGGCCAATACCTGAAATGGTATTCGATGCATTCCCATTTTTCCATGGTGTTCACCTTCCCCTGGTCTTTGTTGGTTTGATGACTTTTATACTCATTATGAGTTCGGTTACAATGGTTTTAGCGGTAGAGGCCGGCCATAGAAACAGCAAAGAAGAGGTGCAAAAATGGATGTTATGGACCATTTTGGGAGGGATTGCTTTCCTCGGATGTCAGGCCTGGGAGTGGACTCACTTTATCGTTGGTTCCGACTCCGGATTGTCAGTTAAAGAACTTGTAAATGGTGAATGGGTATCACGTACAGTATTTGGAGCCAATCTTGCTGAAAATGAATACGGACCACAGCCATTTGCTGATCTGTTTTTCTTTATTACAGGATTTCACGGAACGCACGTTCTTAGCGGCGTTGTAATCAATTATATAATTTTTTATAATGTAGTCATTGGTACTTATGAACGAAGAGGCCATTATGAAATGGTAGAGAAAGTCGGTCTGTACTGGCACTTTGTGGATTTGGTTTGGGTATTCGTTTTTACATTCTTTTATCTTGTTTAA
- a CDS encoding ATP-binding cassette domain-containing protein — protein MIEFKNIEKRFGEKEVLKGVSGTFSQGMVNQIIGASGTGKSVLLKCIVGLISPDIGEVYYNERDFIRGNRDTQKAIRREIGMLFQGSALFDSKTVEENIKFPMDMLTKMSMDEKHDRVNTCLKLVGLENSNSKMPSELSGGMKKRVGIARAIALNSKYLFCDEPNSGLDPQTSITIDNLIKEITEEFNTTTIVVTHDMNSVVEIGDYIMFLHEGYKKWEGSKDDIMHSEQPELLDFIMSSKLVREAKKHWH, from the coding sequence ATGATAGAATTTAAGAATATAGAGAAAAGATTTGGAGAAAAAGAAGTATTAAAAGGCGTGAGTGGCACCTTTTCTCAGGGAATGGTCAATCAAATCATTGGAGCCTCCGGAACGGGAAAAAGTGTTTTATTAAAATGTATAGTAGGTCTTATCTCTCCTGATATTGGAGAAGTATATTACAATGAACGCGATTTTATTCGAGGCAACAGAGATACACAGAAAGCCATTCGGCGTGAAATTGGTATGCTTTTTCAGGGCTCGGCGCTTTTTGATTCCAAAACCGTTGAAGAAAATATCAAATTTCCGATGGACATGCTCACTAAAATGAGTATGGATGAAAAACACGACCGGGTAAATACCTGTTTAAAACTAGTTGGATTGGAAAATTCTAACAGCAAAATGCCTTCCGAACTCAGTGGAGGAATGAAAAAAAGAGTAGGTATTGCAAGAGCCATTGCACTCAATTCAAAATACCTTTTTTGCGATGAACCCAATTCGGGACTCGATCCTCAAACGTCAATAACCATTGATAATTTAATTAAGGAAATAACAGAAGAATTTAATACTACCACCATTGTGGTTACCCATGATATGAATTCTGTAGTTGAAATAGGTGATTATATCATGTTTTTACATGAAGGATATAAAAAATGGGAAGGCTCTAAAGACGATATAATGCATTCCGAGCAGCCTGAACTATTAGATTTTATAATGAGTAGTAAATTAGTTAGAGAAGCAAAAAAACATTGGCACTAA
- a CDS encoding cytochrome c oxidase subunit 3: protein MESRDLYLEDQEARRPLSMHPMKFATWLFIVSIVMIFAALTSAYVVRKAEGNWLEFNLPDMFYYTSGIILLSSVTMHLAYYSIKRDMFERAKIFITVTVILGLVFCYGQFVAWGELVSNDVYFVGNPSGSFVYVFSGLHGIHIVSGIVFLIIVLINIFRSKIHSKNMSQMEMCTTFWHFLDGLWLYLFGFLILNN from the coding sequence ATGGAAAGCAGAGATTTATATTTGGAGGATCAGGAAGCACGAAGACCTTTGTCTATGCATCCAATGAAATTTGCGACATGGCTGTTTATCGTGTCAATCGTAATGATTTTCGCAGCCTTAACCAGCGCTTATGTTGTAAGAAAGGCAGAAGGTAATTGGCTTGAATTCAATTTGCCAGATATGTTTTACTATACATCAGGGATTATTCTATTGAGTTCGGTGACCATGCATCTTGCCTATTATTCGATTAAAAGAGATATGTTTGAAAGAGCCAAGATCTTTATTACTGTTACGGTAATATTGGGTTTGGTCTTTTGCTATGGACAGTTTGTTGCCTGGGGAGAACTGGTCAGCAATGATGTGTATTTCGTTGGTAATCCCTCCGGTTCTTTTGTATATGTCTTTAGTGGATTACACGGAATTCATATTGTATCAGGAATTGTTTTTCTTATTATTGTACTTATCAATATTTTTAGATCTAAAATTCATTCAAAAAACATGTCACAAATGGAAATGTGTACAACATTTTGGCATTTTTTGGATGGTCTTTGGTTATATTTGTTTGGCTTTTTGATACTTAATAATTAA
- the cyoE gene encoding protoheme IX farnesyltransferase, translating to MNKIKSYIELTKLRLSLLVAFSGAFGYLMGHSGGFDWFKFSMFIIGGFMLTGASNAINQILEKDLDKLMPRTMNRPLPSGRMEVFQAVLFSAILIVLGTIVLALFVNIPSALLTILSLVLYAFAYTPLKQKSPISVLVGAVPGALPPLIGWVAATGNLGMGAIVLFSIQFIWQFPHFWSIAWVQSEAYSKAGFKMLPSALGPDRKTAIHMMMYSLFLLPLGLLPAKMGLTGIWSAVILSIAAIAFIWATFVHVRKCEKKSALKIMFGSFIYLPLIQIALILDKI from the coding sequence GTGAATAAAATAAAATCCTATATTGAACTTACAAAACTCAGGTTGAGTCTTCTGGTTGCCTTTTCAGGTGCCTTTGGATATCTCATGGGACATAGTGGTGGCTTTGACTGGTTTAAATTTTCCATGTTCATTATTGGAGGTTTTATGCTTACTGGTGCTTCCAATGCTATCAATCAAATTCTTGAGAAAGATCTTGACAAATTAATGCCCAGAACGATGAACCGTCCTCTACCGAGCGGTAGAATGGAAGTATTTCAGGCAGTGCTATTTTCAGCAATACTGATCGTATTGGGTACAATTGTTCTTGCATTGTTTGTAAATATACCATCGGCCTTACTCACAATATTATCCCTGGTTCTTTATGCCTTCGCATATACACCATTGAAGCAAAAATCACCAATTTCTGTGTTGGTAGGAGCGGTACCCGGTGCACTTCCTCCATTAATTGGTTGGGTTGCGGCTACAGGAAACCTTGGAATGGGTGCGATTGTTTTGTTTTCGATTCAGTTTATATGGCAGTTCCCTCATTTTTGGTCGATAGCTTGGGTGCAGTCTGAGGCTTATTCAAAAGCCGGATTTAAAATGTTACCCTCAGCACTTGGTCCGGACAGAAAAACGGCCATTCACATGATGATGTACTCATTGTTTTTGTTGCCTTTGGGACTACTGCCGGCAAAAATGGGATTGACAGGAATTTGGTCAGCTGTGATATTAAGCATAGCGGCAATTGCCTTTATTTGGGCCACATTTGTTCACGTTAGAAAATGTGAAAAGAAATCGGCATTAAAAATTATGTTCGGATCATTTATTTATTTGCCTTTGATTCAGATCGCTTTAATTCTGGATAAAATATAA
- a CDS encoding cytochrome C oxidase subunit IV family protein, with translation MADTTNLSPEEASKAHIRKVWKTAGILAFVTAIEFAIAFTPGIPRTLKVAIFVGLTIVKAAYIVGEFMHLKYEVKILIWSILIPMVFVVWLIIALLVEGGSIYA, from the coding sequence ATGGCAGATACTACTAATTTATCACCTGAAGAAGCTTCAAAAGCACATATAAGGAAAGTTTGGAAAACGGCCGGTATTCTTGCTTTTGTAACGGCTATAGAGTTTGCAATAGCCTTTACTCCCGGAATTCCAAGAACTCTGAAAGTAGCGATATTCGTTGGTTTAACGATTGTAAAAGCTGCTTATATCGTAGGTGAGTTTATGCATCTCAAATACGAAGTCAAGATATTAATCTGGTCGATATTAATACCAATGGTATTTGTAGTTTGGCTGATTATAGCCTTATTGGTCGAAGGAGGATCTATATACGCATAA
- a CDS encoding HAMP domain-containing histidine kinase, translating into MKSNLREGLFLLFWLLFFILLIFKEFKPSWIPASLKTAIVEIQIENRILELSETFDEYSVRYNSTIPSFKTFRELQFPFPVFIYHNNELVYWNNNEIRPPQFPKKLDNGLLYKNSGYSQSIYLIKKTDKEITYLGIIPLWTNVGIENEWLSKGSNSNFSFNWEISESGQCQNSIFLNKDIELNICFRESEAHNTKVFGGLEFAMICVFIILLGLGYFKIRTSAEIISSKSRKNLGLFSLFFLLLILFYEYSRRFLLNPEPDSVFFVVYPYLLAFFLSMALLLLKAPSFFVKYKKWIIPLGIILIYSFSKSYWIEIFDKESFDLDLINFVRFEWKTLDAYLGLFGMSLVFFITVSSLILNTRDTSNSGYDIFLIGILALSFFLFEGLINSEWYFAYLILALIYSIWVLNFRKIRKASFQTNIAYLISAIFLVSFFITETTAYGNNKKENKQMRRFADKALETQFEIEKSLLTKAAKEISNDKLIYIAFSNPMTSREIIIQKVKKVYLDSYFDPFEVNIDFLNSNGDNLEPQSGYRNLFFFKSNYLRQERRVSEMVYFIEPDNDSKTNDYFIHIELMNDSKLIGHILIEVFRDKSSPNSIFPKLLVDKKYRDVVDNKFKIHKFPKTNFEKLKVEFEIDEDAALMLKKLNTGERRFIESKGSKVLFIESNDHYFAISKNKSEAPIISSFSIVFMVLSFLAICLYWLIKENNYQLRELPFRQKIQFFMNLAFLLPLIIVSLAVLKFMNDNDRENVESNYLEKVRVISEGIEIPFLDYKNGLIPKRVFLERASKAAGVFSLDYFIYDLDGTLNSSSKEILWERGITNRLIEPGAYNHFVQNKEDYLIRENQINDFEYKIAYAALEDLNQQKIGILGVPFYESREELETRFIQLLSTVINIFVLTFIVFIVFSNKLTDWLMIPVLRLSEKIKITSFENKNEPLEWNTKDEIGQLVNSYNDMIDKLNESRNALARTEKEAAWKEMAQQVAHEIKNPLTPMRLRLQQLIRQQNLNIPEEQKLSQTLNSLLHQVDTLSEIASSFSEFARMPNPKNEKVNINEVIQLASNIYLGKKNIELNLNIPQKQLLTYADENMLSRSIGNIILNGIQSVEEGINPEINISLNAQGEIAEIRIKDNGIGIDKDDEERIFIPHFSTKSSGTGIGLALAKKTIESANGRISFKSDASGTEFLIELPLIKD; encoded by the coding sequence ATGAAAAGCAACCTGAGAGAAGGGCTATTCCTTTTATTTTGGTTGCTATTTTTTATACTGCTGATTTTTAAGGAATTTAAACCCTCCTGGATTCCGGCATCATTAAAAACAGCAATAGTTGAAATTCAAATCGAGAATAGAATTCTGGAATTGAGTGAAACTTTCGATGAGTATTCCGTAAGATACAATTCAACCATTCCTTCATTTAAAACCTTTAGGGAATTACAATTCCCATTTCCTGTATTTATCTACCACAACAATGAATTGGTGTATTGGAATAATAATGAAATCAGGCCACCTCAGTTTCCCAAAAAATTGGATAATGGCTTGCTCTATAAAAACAGCGGATATAGTCAATCAATATATCTTATAAAAAAAACAGATAAAGAAATTACTTATTTGGGGATTATACCTCTTTGGACCAATGTTGGTATAGAAAATGAGTGGCTATCAAAAGGCTCAAACTCCAATTTTAGTTTTAATTGGGAAATTTCTGAATCCGGTCAATGTCAGAACAGCATATTTCTGAATAAGGACATTGAATTAAATATATGTTTTCGCGAGAGTGAAGCACACAATACTAAAGTATTTGGCGGCTTAGAATTCGCAATGATTTGTGTTTTTATTATTCTTTTAGGCTTGGGTTACTTTAAAATCAGGACTTCAGCTGAAATAATTTCCTCCAAAAGCAGAAAAAATCTTGGTTTGTTCTCTCTCTTTTTTCTTTTATTAATTCTGTTTTATGAATATTCAAGGAGGTTTCTACTTAATCCTGAGCCCGATTCAGTATTCTTTGTTGTTTATCCCTATTTACTGGCTTTCTTTTTATCGATGGCATTGCTCTTACTTAAGGCACCATCCTTTTTTGTTAAGTACAAAAAATGGATTATTCCTCTTGGAATCATACTCATTTATTCCTTCTCAAAATCCTACTGGATAGAAATTTTTGATAAAGAAAGTTTTGACCTGGATCTAATAAATTTTGTTCGCTTTGAATGGAAAACACTGGATGCCTACCTCGGTCTTTTTGGGATGAGCCTTGTTTTTTTTATAACGGTTAGCAGCCTTATTTTAAATACAAGGGATACATCCAATTCGGGATATGACATTTTCCTGATAGGAATATTGGCCTTATCTTTTTTTCTATTTGAAGGTCTGATAAATAGTGAATGGTATTTTGCGTATCTGATTTTGGCTTTAATTTATTCAATATGGGTCTTGAATTTTCGAAAAATTCGGAAAGCTTCATTTCAAACTAATATTGCCTATTTAATTTCTGCAATATTTTTAGTGTCTTTTTTTATTACAGAAACTACTGCATACGGAAATAATAAAAAAGAGAATAAACAAATGCGGCGGTTTGCTGACAAGGCATTGGAAACGCAATTTGAAATCGAGAAAAGTCTATTAACAAAAGCCGCGAAAGAAATCTCAAACGACAAGCTTATTTACATTGCATTTTCAAATCCTATGACCTCCAGGGAAATAATTATTCAAAAAGTTAAAAAGGTATATCTCGATTCATATTTTGATCCATTTGAGGTGAACATTGACTTTTTAAATTCTAATGGAGATAATCTTGAACCCCAATCAGGATATAGAAATCTCTTTTTCTTTAAAAGTAATTACTTAAGACAGGAGCGACGGGTATCTGAAATGGTGTATTTTATTGAACCGGATAATGACAGTAAAACCAATGATTATTTTATTCACATTGAATTAATGAATGATTCGAAACTTATTGGCCATATTCTAATTGAAGTATTCAGGGATAAGTCGAGCCCAAATAGTATATTCCCAAAACTTCTGGTAGATAAAAAATATCGTGATGTAGTTGATAACAAGTTCAAAATTCACAAGTTTCCAAAAACTAATTTTGAAAAATTGAAAGTTGAATTTGAAATTGATGAAGATGCTGCTTTAATGTTAAAAAAGTTAAATACTGGCGAAAGGCGATTCATAGAAAGCAAAGGAAGCAAAGTCCTTTTCATAGAAAGCAATGACCATTATTTTGCCATTTCTAAGAATAAAAGTGAAGCGCCTATAATATCCAGCTTTTCCATTGTTTTTATGGTCTTGAGTTTCCTTGCTATTTGTCTTTACTGGCTCATCAAAGAAAATAATTACCAGCTAAGAGAACTTCCTTTCAGGCAAAAGATTCAATTCTTTATGAACTTGGCCTTTTTACTACCCTTGATCATTGTCTCTTTGGCTGTACTAAAATTTATGAATGACAATGACCGGGAAAATGTAGAATCCAATTATCTTGAAAAAGTTCGTGTGATTTCCGAGGGAATTGAAATACCATTTCTCGATTATAAAAACGGCCTTATACCAAAACGTGTATTTTTAGAAAGAGCTTCAAAAGCTGCCGGTGTATTTTCTCTCGATTATTTCATTTACGACCTCGATGGAACCTTGAACAGCAGCTCTAAAGAAATACTCTGGGAAAGAGGAATAACCAATCGCCTGATTGAACCCGGTGCATATAATCACTTTGTTCAGAACAAGGAAGACTACTTAATTCGTGAAAATCAAATCAATGATTTTGAATACAAAATAGCCTATGCCGCACTTGAAGATCTTAATCAACAAAAAATAGGCATATTAGGAGTGCCATTTTATGAGTCAAGAGAAGAGCTTGAAACCCGCTTTATTCAACTTTTGAGCACAGTCATCAATATCTTTGTATTGACCTTTATCGTATTCATTGTCTTTTCAAATAAACTGACCGATTGGTTAATGATCCCAGTATTGCGTTTATCCGAAAAAATAAAAATCACCTCTTTTGAGAATAAAAACGAGCCTCTGGAGTGGAATACTAAAGATGAAATAGGGCAACTCGTAAATTCATATAATGATATGATTGACAAGCTCAATGAAAGTAGAAATGCCCTGGCCAGGACTGAGAAAGAAGCGGCATGGAAGGAAATGGCGCAACAGGTTGCTCATGAAATTAAAAATCCTTTAACGCCTATGCGGTTGAGGCTTCAACAATTAATCAGACAACAGAATCTCAATATACCGGAAGAGCAAAAATTAAGTCAAACCCTCAATTCTCTATTACATCAGGTAGACACCTTGTCAGAAATTGCTTCATCCTTTTCTGAATTTGCCAGAATGCCAAACCCCAAAAATGAAAAAGTAAATATCAATGAGGTCATTCAATTGGCATCCAATATTTATTTGGGTAAAAAAAATATAGAATTAAATCTTAATATTCCTCAAAAACAATTGTTGACCTATGCAGATGAGAATATGCTGAGTCGATCCATTGGGAATATCATTCTCAATGGAATTCAGAGTGTCGAAGAAGGTATAAATCCTGAAATTAATATTTCTCTAAATGCTCAGGGTGAAATAGCTGAAATCCGCATTAAGGATAATGGTATTGGAATTGATAAAGATGATGAAGAGAGAATTTTTATACCTCATTTCAGTACCAAAAGTAGTGGTACCGGCATAGGCTTGGCTTTGGCAAAGAAAACCATAGAATCAGCCAATGGTCGGATTTCTTTCAAGAGTGATGCTTCTGGCACCGAATTCTTAATAGAATTGCCTTTAATTAAGGATTAA